One window of the Solanum stenotomum isolate F172 chromosome 11, ASM1918654v1, whole genome shotgun sequence genome contains the following:
- the LOC125844831 gene encoding uncharacterized protein LOC125844831 isoform X2: MAFKFIAILLLEIITFATLVWGENGLAIKSIQSEDGDVIDCIDIFKQPALYHPALKNHKIQMTPSYNTMVETTKTNDQEKSYKCVTTQIWHKSGSCPKGTIPIRRTQNIKKDQIKKPNHFHLDKGLKIKKDIKLTQKNHSMAILLTEGYRYVGGKTDMITRNPHVEEDDEYSTSRLTLKSGSYYNYQDIESGWTVNPRVYGDRQTRLFTYWTNDGSRETGCFDLTCPGFVQISHEIALGAAIYPISTQYGLPYSITIYIYKDFNTSNWWLQYGGSINIGYWPSKIFEGGLEVHAETVQWGGEVYSKNVGNHPHTKTQMGSGAFPFYIFANTGFMKYMRILDNTMELKYPQNVVAYSEEYDCYRTQYVGDYIEEPEFHFGGPGRNPLCP; the protein is encoded by the exons ATGGCATTCAAATTTATAGCCATACTGTTATTGGAAATAATAACCTTTGCAACACTTGTCTGGGGAGAAAATGGTCTTGCAATTAAAAGCATCCAG AGTGAAGATGGAGATGTCATTGACTGCATTGACATTTTCAAGCAGCCAGCTTTGTATCATCCTGCCttgaaaaatcacaaaattcag ATGACACCTAGCTATAATACAATGGTGGAGACTACAAAAACAAATGATCAAGAAAAATCATACAAATGTGTGACAACACAAATATGGCATAAAAGTGGAAGTTGTCCAAAAGGGACAATTCCAATTAGAAGAACACAAAATATTAAGAAGGATCAAATAAAGAAGCCTAATCACTTTCATCTTGATAAAGGATTGAAGATCAAAAAGGATATCAAACTTACACAAAAAAATCACTCA atgGCTATATTGCTTACAGAAGGATATAGATATGTTGGAGGAAAAACAGATATGATCACTAGGAATCCTCAtgttgaagaagatgatgaataTAGCACTTCTAGACTTACTCTCAAGAGTGGATCTTACTATAATTATCAAGACATTGAATCTGGATGGACT GTAAATCCAAGGGTTTATGGTGATAGGCAAACAAGACTTTTCACTTATTGGACT AATGATGGCTCAAGAGAAACAGGATGCTTTGATTTAACTTGTCCTGGTTTTGTACAAATTAGCCATGAAATTGCACTTGGTGCTGCTATATATCCAATATCAACTCAATATGGTCTTCCATATTCAATTACTATTTATATCTACAAg gATTTTAATACTAGCAATTGGTGGTTACAATATGGAGGATCAATCAACATAGGATATTGGCCATCAAAGATCTTTGAAGGTGGACTAGAAGTCCATGCAGAAACAGTTCAATGGGGTGGTGAAGTTTATAGTAAAAATGTAGGAAACCATCCTCATACAAAAACACAAATGGGAAGTGGAGCTTttccattttatatatttgcaaATACTGGATTTATGAAGTATATGAGAATTCTTGACAATACAATGGAGTTGAAATATCCACAAAATGTTGTTGCTTATTCAGAGGAATATGATTGTTATAGAACTCAATATGTGGGTGATTATATTGAAGAACCTGAATTTCACTTTGGAGGCCCAGGAAGAAATCCATTATGTCcttga
- the LOC125844831 gene encoding uncharacterized protein LOC125844831 isoform X4, whose amino-acid sequence MAFKFIAILLLEIITFATLVWGENGLAIKSIQSEDGDVIDCIDIFKQPALYHPALKNHKIQMTPSYNTMVETTKTNDQEKSYKCVTTQIWHKSGSCPKGTIPIRRTQNIKKDQIKKPNHFHLDKGLKIKKDIKLTQKNHSVNPRVYGDRQTRLFTYWTNDGSRETGCFDLTCPGFVQISHEIALGAAIYPISTQYGLPYSITIYIYKDFNTSNWWLQYGGSINIGYWPSKIFEGGLEVHAETVQWGGEVYSKNVGNHPHTKTQMGSGAFPFYIFANTGFMKYMRILDNTMELKYPQNVVAYSEEYDCYRTQYVGDYIEEPEFHFGGPGRNPLCP is encoded by the exons ATGGCATTCAAATTTATAGCCATACTGTTATTGGAAATAATAACCTTTGCAACACTTGTCTGGGGAGAAAATGGTCTTGCAATTAAAAGCATCCAG AGTGAAGATGGAGATGTCATTGACTGCATTGACATTTTCAAGCAGCCAGCTTTGTATCATCCTGCCttgaaaaatcacaaaattcag ATGACACCTAGCTATAATACAATGGTGGAGACTACAAAAACAAATGATCAAGAAAAATCATACAAATGTGTGACAACACAAATATGGCATAAAAGTGGAAGTTGTCCAAAAGGGACAATTCCAATTAGAAGAACACAAAATATTAAGAAGGATCAAATAAAGAAGCCTAATCACTTTCATCTTGATAAAGGATTGAAGATCAAAAAGGATATCAAACTTACACAAAAAAATCACTCA GTAAATCCAAGGGTTTATGGTGATAGGCAAACAAGACTTTTCACTTATTGGACT AATGATGGCTCAAGAGAAACAGGATGCTTTGATTTAACTTGTCCTGGTTTTGTACAAATTAGCCATGAAATTGCACTTGGTGCTGCTATATATCCAATATCAACTCAATATGGTCTTCCATATTCAATTACTATTTATATCTACAAg gATTTTAATACTAGCAATTGGTGGTTACAATATGGAGGATCAATCAACATAGGATATTGGCCATCAAAGATCTTTGAAGGTGGACTAGAAGTCCATGCAGAAACAGTTCAATGGGGTGGTGAAGTTTATAGTAAAAATGTAGGAAACCATCCTCATACAAAAACACAAATGGGAAGTGGAGCTTttccattttatatatttgcaaATACTGGATTTATGAAGTATATGAGAATTCTTGACAATACAATGGAGTTGAAATATCCACAAAATGTTGTTGCTTATTCAGAGGAATATGATTGTTATAGAACTCAATATGTGGGTGATTATATTGAAGAACCTGAATTTCACTTTGGAGGCCCAGGAAGAAATCCATTATGTCcttga
- the LOC125844832 gene encoding zinc finger CCCH domain-containing protein 39-like, producing MLEKGNMTFSDQPQPPVPSHFMQMPFVGGDAGDVWPHSSMNHELFESYSQFEHAPPFKRMREFDSNSPNAAAFSAMNSRVNPPNLPGSKGTSHIFYKTRMCAKFLEGTCRNGEHCTFAHGVEDLREPPPNWQDLVREKDRGAENWHDDQKIIHRMKICKKFYNGEECPYGDKCNFLHERPPKFKTDMPRHRESSAISIGTTGNRCDPELIEISKHGNADSDAVRSKPVYWKMKICSKWETTGQCPFRDRCHFAHGQSELQMPTGRVEMDMLTNSGPITPRPFSIQPVDSSSVNTLVNASMQEEKEEKKIHKWKLSKKISRINGDWIDDLVPPHLHPDNADN from the exons ATGTTAGAAAAAGGGAATATGACTTTCTCTGATCAGCCTCAACCGCCTGTTCCCTCGCACTTTATGCAAATGCCATTTGTTGGTGGTGATGCTGGGGACGTTTGGCCTCATTCTTCGATGAATCATGAGCTATTTGAGTCCTATTCTCAGTTTGAGCATGCTCCTCCGTTCAAGAGAATGAGGGAGTTTGATAGCAACTCACCAAATGCTGCAGCTTTTTCTGCTATGAATTCTAGAGTGAATCCACCAAATCTTCCGGGAAGCAAAGGGACGAGCCATATATTTTACAAAACCCGTATGTGTGCTAAGTTCTTGGAAGGAACTTGTAGGAATGGGGAACACTGTACATTTGCTCATGGTGTTGAAGATCTGCGGGAGCCTCCTCCGAATTGGCAGGACTTGGTACGTGAAAAGGATAGAGGAGCAGAGAACTGGCATGATGATCAGAAAATAATACATAGGATGAAAATTTGCAAGAAATTTTATAACGGAGAGGAGTGTCCTTATGGAGATAAGTGTAATTTTCTTCATGAACGTCCTCCAAAATTTAAGACTGACATGCCAAGGCACAGAGAGAGTTCTGCAATAAGTATCGGAACTACTGGAAACAGATGTGATCCTGAGCTGATTGAGATTAGCAAGCATGGAAATGCTGATTCAGATGCTGTCCGTAGTAAACCTGTATACTGGAAGATGAAGATATGCAGCAAGTGGGAGACAACAGGTCAATGCCCCTTCCGTGATCGTTGTCACTTTGCTCATGGCCAATCAG AGTTGCAAATGCCTACTGGCCGAGTTGAGATGGATATGTTAACGAATTCTGGCCCCATTACTCCAAGACCCTTCTCCATTCAGCCTGTTGACTCATCCTCTGTGAACACACTGGTTAATGCTTCTAtgcaagaagaaaaagaggaaaagaagatCCATAAATGGAAACTATCCAAGAAAATCAGTCGAATAAATGGAGATTGGATCGATGATCTAGTCCCACCCCACCTCCATCCTGACAACGCCGACAACTGA